CTGGTGGTCGTCCTGTTGCTGCTGCTGCGTCCGCGCCGTCGCGCAGCCGGTTCACCCGGTTCGTTGCCCGGTCAGTAGCAGGCGGGTGGTGGTACCCGGCGTGGCCGGCAGCCGCAGCAGCGCATCGAGCGCTGCCGTGCCGGGGCCGACCGGGACCGGCGCCATGCCCATCCGGCGGGCCGCGGCGACGGCGCCGGGTGTGCCATGGGCCATCCCCGCGCCGCTCCACAGGGACCATTCGGCCACCACCACCGCGGCCCGGGGCAGGTCGGCGGCGTGACGCTCGGCCGTCCGGCGCAGCAGCTCGTTGGCCAGCGCGTAGGCGCCGAGGCTGCGGTGCGGACGTTCGGCGGTGATCGAGCCGTACACCACGACCTGACGCAGCGCCGGTTGCGGCAGGGCCTCGATCACGTTGCGCAGCCCGTCCGATTTGACCCGCTGCAAGGTGTGCAGGGTGGATGGTGTCATCGCGGCCACCGGCCCGCCGCGCAACAGCCCCGCGCAGTGCACGAGCACGGTCGGCACCGCAGCGGTGACTCCGTCGAGTGCGCGGCGCAGCCGGGGGCCGTCCGTCACGTCGGCGCGGACCAGCGTGACCCCGCCGACGGCGAGGCGGGTGAGATGTCGTCGTGCCGCCGGGCCCAGTTCGCCCGGGTCGGCCGTGTCCACCAGGATCGGGTGCAGTCCGCGCCGGCAGGCCAACACGGCGGCGGCGCGCAGACCCAGACCGCCGAGCCCACCGGTGACGAGCACCGAGCCCGGATGCGACTCGACCTCCTCGGCGGGCAGCGCACACGTGCGCCACGCGGTGCTGGTGAACCGGCCGTGGTCGTCGACGTGCAGCTCCGCGTCGAGCGGGTCGCCCGCAGCCGCGGCCACCGCCGCCCGTACGGCTGCGGGGGAGCCACGGCCGGTCAGCTCCACCACGACGACGGACAACCGGGGATCCTCGACGGCCGCGGCCCGCAGGAGGCTGCCGCCGCCGGCACCCAGGTGCAGCAGCGCCAGCCGGCCGCCGTGGCTGCCGGCCCGGGTCACGGCGGTGAGCAGGCGGGCGTTGTCGGCCGGCCGGAACCGGCGGCCGAGCAGCACCGCCGTCGCGGCTGGCGCGGCGGAGTCCGACGTCGCGTGCAGGGCGGCGGCGGCCGGGTGTCCTGCCGGGCCGATCACGGTCCACCGGTACGGGCGGGTGGCGCGCGGCGCCGCCACTGGCACCTCGTGCGGTGCCCGCACCTCCAGCGCCCTCATCGGAGCACTGCGAGCAGCGTGGGAATGGCCTCGGCCTGGAAATCGACGTCCACGTCGAACTCGTTGATCATCCCTTCCAGCACCAGGAGCGACATCAGCGGGAAGACGAACTCCGGCGCTGCCGCGATGCCAGAGCGGCGTTGCAGGTCGAACAGCCGGGTGGCGAACGGCCCCAGCCGGAACTGCCCGGCGGTCCTGCGGTGGGTGCTCTCCACCAACTCGCGTACGCCGGACCGGAAGGCGGCCAGGTCACAGGAGGCGGGCACGTGTTCGGCACTGCGCAGCACCACCTCGGCGGCCTGCTCGCCGCGACCGAGCGACATGTTGAGGAAGAACTCGGCGAACAGCCGGCGCACCTGGGGGTCCAACTGGACCACGAAACCGGCGTCGAGCAGCACCACGTCGGCGTCGCTGAGGTACAGGTTGCCGGGGTGCATGTCGCAGTGCACCAGCCCGTCGACGAAGAGCATGCGGTACACACCCTGGAGGACCTGCCGGACGATCTGCCGGCGCTGCTCACGGGTCAGCTCGCCGGGCCGGAACCTGCGCAGGCCGGGTATCCACTCCATCACCAGCACGTCGTCGCGGCTCAGCTCGGGCAGCGGCGCGGGGATCCGGAACGACGACACGTCGGCCAGGTTGCGGCGCAGCGTGGCCAGTGCGACCGCCTCCTGGGCGAGGTCGAGTTGTTGCAGTACCGCGGCCGACACGTGGCGCACCATCCGGCACATCGGAACCCGGTGCAGCCCCGGCAGCCGTTGCGCCAGACGGGCTCCGGCGCCGAGCAGTTCGAAGTCGGTGCGCATCCGTGGACCGATGCCGGGTCGGCGGACCTTTACCGCGACCGGGGTGTCGTCGGGCAGCCAGGCCTGGTAGACCGATGCGATGCTGCCGCTGCCGGCGGGTTCCTCGGCGATGCGGGCGAACGGGCTGCCGCCCGGGTACGCGAGGGCCAGCGTGGTCCGCGCCGTGTGTGCCGACATCGGGGCCACCCGGTCGTGCAGTTGGCGCAACTGCTCGCGCCGCCGCTCGGAGAGCACGTCCGTGCGGGTGCTCAGCAGCTGACCACCCTTGACGAAGGTCGGGCCGAGCCGGGTGAGTAGTTCGATCAGGCCCGGCTCGCGGTGCGGTCGACGGGCCAGCCGGCGTCCGGTGGTGGCGACCAGGTGGCCGCCGGTGATGCCTGCCCAGGCGCCCGCGCGTAGCGCCATGGTGAGGCGCGACGAACGCGGGACGCGCTCCAGCGGTGGGACGGTCTGGATCATTGTCGGCACCTCCCAATCGCTATCGAAATATACAGCGCCCACCGGGAATGGAAAGGTGTGAGAAGTTGCCCGCTTTAGATTGACGTAGCGTCTGTTCCGTTGGTCCTCGTGGATCCGATGGAGGGAAGACGACATGGCGATCGACCTATGCAACAAGTCCCCCGTGTCCGCGAACGGTGAGGTCCGTTCGTGGGACCCGATGGCATCCCCACAGCCGGCGCTGCTCGAGGACCTCGGTGCTGAGCAGCGGGACGCGCTCAATTTCGCGTACCGCACCACGCTGAGCAACGTGGATCCCCGGCTCGTGGCGGGTGACCCGGCGGCCTGGGCGAGTGACTTCGGGTACGCCCTGAACCGGGTGGCGATCCGGCTCGACAACCGGACCAACGACGAGCTTCGGCACCAGGCGCTGCACCACCCCGACCCGGCGATGCGCGAGCAGGCGCTGTTCGAGTACGCCGACCGGGACCACGCGGACGCCATCGAGTTGCTCGAGCAGGCGGTTCGCCACGACACGAACCGCGAGGTCCGCTGGGACGCACTCTGGGCCATCGAGAAGCTGGGCGGTCCGGAGGCCATCGCGGTGCTGGGGAAGTTCCTCGACGACGCCGACCCGGAGATCGCCGAGTGGGCCAAGCTGTTCATCAGCGAGTTGCAGACCGGCGACCCCTCGTTCGACGGTCGCAACGCGCTCTACACCCCCGGACGCACGTTCGACGAGACGATCTACCTGTTGATCCACTGCGACCTGTACGTGCGGCTCGACGAGAGCAACACCCACTGGGGCAAGATCTCGCTGGCGCCGCAGGGGCTCGCCCGGATCTACGGCCAGGCCCACGCCTGCCCCAACGTGGCCACCCGCGAGCGCCAGTTGGTGATCGCCAAGACCATCTCCGGCCTGCACAAGGACGGCTCGCCGCACTGCGACAACTACCTGTTCCGAGGCTTCACCGACCGGACCCGCCGGGACCGCGGCAACTTCTTCTTCGAGTCGCTGGTGCCCCGGACGTTCTTCAAGTCCGGCCGGGCCGACGATCCGAGCCAGGGCACCCGCCAGGCGAACATCGGCTTCGCCCGGTACGGCACCTGGCACCTGGAGCCGAGGTTCCAGGTCCGCGAGGAGGCGGCGATCCGCTACGTGCGCGGTCGCTTCCAGGGCTGGGGACACGTCAACCTGTCCCGCATCGCCGGCCGGTCGCTGGAGGAGATTCTCACCCCCGGCAACGGCGTGCTGTCGACCCTGCACGACCCGGAGGTGGGCCCGATGACCAACGCGTTCATCCTCGGCACCTTCAAGGGCAAGCTGAACGACTGGGACGG
This DNA window, taken from Micromonospora sp. FIMYZ51, encodes the following:
- a CDS encoding SDR family NAD(P)-dependent oxidoreductase, which translates into the protein MRALEVRAPHEVPVAAPRATRPYRWTVIGPAGHPAAAALHATSDSAAPAATAVLLGRRFRPADNARLLTAVTRAGSHGGRLALLHLGAGGGSLLRAAAVEDPRLSVVVVELTGRGSPAAVRAAVAAAAGDPLDAELHVDDHGRFTSTAWRTCALPAEEVESHPGSVLVTGGLGGLGLRAAAVLACRRGLHPILVDTADPGELGPAARRHLTRLAVGGVTLVRADVTDGPRLRRALDGVTAAVPTVLVHCAGLLRGGPVAAMTPSTLHTLQRVKSDGLRNVIEALPQPALRQVVVYGSITAERPHRSLGAYALANELLRRTAERHAADLPRAAVVVAEWSLWSGAGMAHGTPGAVAAARRMGMAPVPVGPGTAALDALLRLPATPGTTTRLLLTGQRTG
- a CDS encoding AarF/UbiB family protein, with amino-acid sequence MIQTVPPLERVPRSSRLTMALRAGAWAGITGGHLVATTGRRLARRPHREPGLIELLTRLGPTFVKGGQLLSTRTDVLSERRREQLRQLHDRVAPMSAHTARTTLALAYPGGSPFARIAEEPAGSGSIASVYQAWLPDDTPVAVKVRRPGIGPRMRTDFELLGAGARLAQRLPGLHRVPMCRMVRHVSAAVLQQLDLAQEAVALATLRRNLADVSSFRIPAPLPELSRDDVLVMEWIPGLRRFRPGELTREQRRQIVRQVLQGVYRMLFVDGLVHCDMHPGNLYLSDADVVLLDAGFVVQLDPQVRRLFAEFFLNMSLGRGEQAAEVVLRSAEHVPASCDLAAFRSGVRELVESTHRRTAGQFRLGPFATRLFDLQRRSGIAAAPEFVFPLMSLLVLEGMINEFDVDVDFQAEAIPTLLAVLR
- a CDS encoding HEAT repeat domain-containing protein; translation: MAIDLCNKSPVSANGEVRSWDPMASPQPALLEDLGAEQRDALNFAYRTTLSNVDPRLVAGDPAAWASDFGYALNRVAIRLDNRTNDELRHQALHHPDPAMREQALFEYADRDHADAIELLEQAVRHDTNREVRWDALWAIEKLGGPEAIAVLGKFLDDADPEIAEWAKLFISELQTGDPSFDGRNALYTPGRTFDETIYLLIHCDLYVRLDESNTHWGKISLAPQGLARIYGQAHACPNVATRERQLVIAKTISGLHKDGSPHCDNYLFRGFTDRTRRDRGNFFFESLVPRTFFKSGRADDPSQGTRQANIGFARYGTWHLEPRFQVREEAAIRYVRGRFQGWGHVNLSRIAGRSLEEILTPGNGVLSTLHDPEVGPMTNAFILGTFKGKLNDWDGDGLIDLNSRDVYSTVDGDIDSDQDGVADRPGLTCCDHTTLMP